The following proteins are encoded in a genomic region of Alosa alosa isolate M-15738 ecotype Scorff River chromosome 10, AALO_Geno_1.1, whole genome shotgun sequence:
- the tfe3b gene encoding transcription factor E3b, translating to MSSRVLLRQQLMREQAQEQERREAQQQASVAQLRASDSSPAISVTVPPSAARPSPAQVPVEVLKVQTHLENPTKYHIQQAQRQQVKQYLSTTLGNKVATQTLGVSPVLQSSSAPEMAPSASSAPNSPMALLNLGSTKEEIDDVIDDIISLESSFNDDIMSLIDSGLQLPNTLPGNLLDVYSSPGMATPTITVSNSCPADLPNIKTELTEVEAKVLMKERQKKDNHNLIERRRRFNINDRIKELGSLIPKSSDPEMRWNKGTILKASVEYIRKLQKEQQRAKEVEMRQKKLEHANQTLLMRIQELEMQARLHGIPGTSALGPDASLQAQQQQGVNPQASRADLHSQTLLSLDVGSMAQASSSFLSPPPSGSPVGVTISSPLDLGALSFAELDDPAATSLYPDVGLGDILMDEDCGLALAQSTAEPLFSVSPGASKNSSRSSFSMEEDL from the exons ATGTCGTCCCGCGTCCTGCTGCGGCAGCAGCTGATGAGGGAGCAGGCACAGGAGCAGGAGAGGCGAGAGGCCCAGCAGCAGGCCTCGGTGGCCCAGCTCCGGGCCTCTGACTCCTCCCCTGCTATCTCTGTCACAGTGCCCCCCTCCGCTGCTCGCCCGTCTCCCGCACAGGTACCTGTGGAGGTGCTCAAG GTGCAGACTCACTTGGAGAATCCAACAAAATACCACATCCAGCAGGCCCAGCGACAGCAGGTCAAGCAGTACCTCTCTACCACTCTTGGGAATAAAGTAGCAACTCAGACTCTCGGGGTGTCGCCCGTACTCCAGTCCAGCTCGGCCCCCGAGATGGCCCCGTCTGCGAGCAGTGCCCCTAACAGCCCGATGGCACTGCTGAATCTGGGGTCCACCAAGGAGGAG atTGATGACGTCATTGACGACATCATCAGCCTTGAGTCCAGTTTCAATGATGACATTATGTCATTGATTGACTCTGGCCTTCAGCTTCCTAATACG CTACCAGGGAATCTCCTGGATGTCTACAGCAGTCCTGGCATGGCCACTCCCACCATTACAGTTAGCAACTCCTGTCCAGCAGACCTCCCCAATATCAAAACGGAACTGACAG AGGTCGAAGCGAAGGTTCTCATGAAGGAGAGGCAGAAGAAAGACAACCACAACCTCA ttgagaggaggaggaggtttaACATCAATGACCGCATCAAGGAGCTGGGCTCACTTATACCCAAATCCAGTGACCC GGAGATGCGCTGGAACAAAGGCACCATCCTGAAGGCCTCGGTGGAGTACATCCGCAAGCTGCAGAAGGAGCAGCAGCGCGCCAAGGAGGTAGAGATGAGGCAGAAGAAGCTGGAGCACGCCAACCAGACCCTTCTGATGCGAATACAG GAGCTGGAGATGCAGGCTCGCCTCCATGGCATCCCCGGCACCTCCGCACTGGGCCCAGACGCCTCTCTtcaggcccagcagcagcaaggAGTCAACCCCCAGGCCTCCCGTGCGGACCTCCACTCCCAGACGCTCCTGAGCCTGGACGTGGGCTCCATGGCGCAGGCCTCCTCGTCCTTCCTCTCCCCGCCGCCGTCCGGCTCCCCGGTGGGGGTCACCATCAGCAGCCCCCTGGACCTCGGCGCGCTGAGCTTCGCCGAACTGGACGACCCCGCCGCCACCTCCCTGTACCCAGACGTGGGGCTGGGGGACATCCTGATGGACGAGGACTGTGGCCTGGCGCTGGCCCAGTCCACGGCCGAGCCGCTGTTCTCCGTTTCGCCTGGGGCCTCCAAGaacagcagcagaagcagcttCAGCATGGAGGAAGACTTGTGA
- the LOC125302541 gene encoding transcription factor HES-5-like, with amino-acid sequence MASLKICNLRTSSVKDQMKIKKPAVEKRRRDRINSSIEKLKLLLNSELKTHQPRSKLEKADILEKAVLYIKDSTRQRTSASPDTGPGKSYAEGYRRCLEETFCFFAGHTELKDSQAMPMKHYSTTPLGGSTGLSHALPSTSEVLYPSSKSSSTIKQPMWRPWCSERVTLRKNSRLSVFTF; translated from the exons ATGGCATCTCTCAAAATCTGCAACCTGAGGACATCCTCAGTGAAAGATCAAATGAAA ATAAAGAAGCCAGCTGTGGAGAAAAGACGCAGGGATCGCATCAACAGCAGCATTGAAAAGCTGAAGCTACTGCTCAACAGTGAACTTAAGACCCACCAACCCAGAAGCAAGCTTGAAAAAGCCGACATCCTTGAGAAGGCTGTGCTCTACATAAAAGACTCCACGCGTCAGAGGACATCGGCATCTCCTGACACCGGACCTGGAAAGAGTTACGCAGAAGGATACCGCAGGTGTTTGGAGGAGACTTTCTGCTTCTTCGCAGGTCACACCGAGCTGAAAGATTCACAAGCGATGCCGATGAAACACTACAGTACGACGCCGCTTGGTGGTAGCACTGGGCTAAGTCATGCCCTACCATCGACCAGTGAAGTTTTGTACCCTTCTTCAAAAAGTTCATCCACCATCAAGCAGCCAATGTGGAGACCATGGTGCAGTGAACGAGTGACACTGCGAAAAAATAGTAGACTTTCGGTATTCACATTTTAG
- the LOC125302293 gene encoding transcription factor HES-5-like codes for MAPIISMDFANPKLSNKEKHKLRKPVVEKMRRDRINSSIEQLKAMLEKEFHKQDPNTKLEKADILEMTVAFMKQQLQSQSSAPQQAHSDGYSQCWRETLHFLSINSKVDTSLLRLSQSSPPRAARDLPLSPVTPKLNQMSLKQGAVTQKPVWRPW; via the exons ATGGCTCCCATCATCAGCATGGACTTTGCCAACCCAAAGCTTTCCAACAAGGAAAAGCATAAA CTGAGAAAACCAGTTGTGGAGAAGATGCGCAGAGATCGCATCAACAGCAGCATTGAGCAGCTCAAGGCCATGCTGGAGAAGGAGTTCCACAAGCAGGACCCCAACACTAAGCTGGAGAAAGCTGACATCCTGGAGATGACGGTGGCCTTCATGAAGCAGCAGCTGCAGTCCCAAAGCTCGGCCCCCCAGCAGGCCCACAGCGACGGCTACTCCCAGTGCTGGAGGGAGACCCTGCACTTCCTCTCCATCAACTCCAAGGTGGACACCAGCCTCCTGCGTCTCAGCCAGTCCAGTCCACCTCGGGCTGCCAGAGACTTACCGCTATCTCCTGTCACTCCGAAACTGAACCAGATGTCACTGAAGCAGGGCGCTGTCACACAGAAGCCAGTCTGGAGACCCTGGTAG
- the LOC125302330 gene encoding transcription factor HES-5-like, translating into MAPISSNLTNSKLSNKEKHRMRKPVVEKMRRDRINSSIEQLKAMLEKEFHKQDPNTKLEKADILEMTVAFMKQQLQSQSSAPQRAHSDGYSQCWRETLHLLSVNSNLDSTPLRLSHCHSILNAPRSFSPASPVISIKHSQTPVKQGAVTQKSVWRPW; encoded by the exons ATGGCACCTATCAGCTCTAACTTGACCAACTCTAAACTCTCCAACAAGGAAAAACACAGA ATGAGAAAACCAGTTGTGGAGAAGATGCGCAGAGATCGCATCAACAGCAGCATTGAGCAGCTCAAGGCCATGCTGGAGAAGGAGTTCCACAAGCAGGACCCCAACACTAAGCTGGAGAAAGCTGACATCCTGGAGATGACAGTGGCCTTCATGAAGCAGCAACTGCAGTCCCAAAGCTCGGCCCCCCAGCGGGCCCACAGCGACGGCTACTCCCAGTGCTGGCGGGAGACGTTGCATCTCCTGTCTGTCAACTCCAACTTGGACTCCACACCCCTGCGTCTCAGCCACTGCCACAGCATCCTGAATGCTCCCAGGAGTTTCTCTCCAGCATCTCCAGTCATCTCTATCAAACACAGCCAAACACCAGTGAAGCAAGGAGCAGTCACACAGAAGTCAGTCTGGAGGCCCTGGTAA